Proteins encoded in a region of the Enterococcus gilvus ATCC BAA-350 genome:
- a CDS encoding LysR family transcriptional regulator, whose translation MNLRQLEFFVTLAQTEHMTQAAKDSNTSQPNISHAMTMLEQEIGVTLFEKKGRNIQLTRHGRIFYEYVAPALAEIEKGQRKLQEMVDPDSGEIQFGFIFTMGANLAPKLTQSFHQKGHQKINFEFQQGNSNQIIQMLLEDSIDIGICSKVSNDPELIYQILTQEEMVVVVPLEHPLSKFDTISLSQTSDYPYVYYSKQSGLRPYLDQQIKNSDLNLEIVCELEEDHSILGFVGQNYGIAIMPDIPSISSFPVKKIAISDVLEDRNIYLAVKKNNLEIPVLKKFYDFCLKNANKNWS comes from the coding sequence GTGAACTTACGACAATTGGAATTTTTTGTAACATTAGCACAAACAGAGCATATGACGCAAGCCGCGAAAGATTCAAATACATCACAACCAAATATTAGTCATGCGATGACGATGCTAGAGCAAGAGATCGGAGTCACCTTATTTGAAAAAAAAGGAAGAAATATTCAATTAACACGTCACGGGCGGATTTTTTATGAATATGTTGCACCGGCCTTAGCTGAAATCGAAAAAGGGCAACGAAAATTGCAAGAAATGGTTGATCCAGACTCAGGAGAAATTCAGTTCGGATTTATTTTTACTATGGGAGCGAACTTAGCCCCAAAATTGACACAATCGTTTCATCAAAAAGGACATCAAAAAATTAATTTTGAGTTCCAACAAGGAAATTCCAATCAAATTATTCAAATGCTGCTTGAAGATTCTATTGATATTGGCATTTGTTCAAAGGTAAGCAACGACCCAGAATTGATTTACCAAATATTGACGCAGGAAGAGATGGTGGTAGTCGTACCCTTGGAACACCCGTTGTCAAAATTTGATACGATCTCTCTATCACAGACAAGTGACTATCCCTATGTTTATTACAGTAAACAAAGTGGTTTACGTCCGTATTTAGATCAACAGATAAAAAATAGCGATTTAAATTTAGAAATTGTGTGTGAATTGGAGGAAGACCACAGTATTTTGGGTTTTGTAGGTCAAAATTATGGCATTGCTATTATGCCTGATATCCCGTCAATTAGTTCATTTCCGGTAAAAAAAATCGCTATCAGTGATGTTTTGGAGGATCGTAATATATACTTAGCGGTGAAAAAAAATAATTTAGAAATTCCCGTGTTAAAAAAGTTCTATGATTTCTGTTTAAAAAATGCGAATAAAAATTGGAGTTAA
- a CDS encoding MFS transporter, translating into MKKENYRFLISSLYFNYVFQGMAAILLSQNMTSLKIHWQATTAQVTLVMSAIGLGRILSLYFSGYFSDRFGRKKTVLIAIGSYIIFFCGMLLSSNYQLAFFLAMFGGISNAFLDTSTYPTLVEAYPDERVNSSLSVLNKAFISLGQFLLPFITRYLLQHNLFFGWPFILCALCLLANMAYLLFARFPTSTTIIKKDTDTSTKNTLVNRGNFKIDGIALLIFSFVSVSLFNVFILWIPQYAESMRIVSHENSLIFVSLYSTGSFISVFFTSGIVKKGISIPKFISFCLSISGLALLSMLIYPSFLTIVLAAICIGIFAAGGIWQLGLALMLELFPKKKGKCTSYYSLATSVSIMVTPYITGVLSEQKITYVFWFVFLLNIIGLAASLVIVHRYTKLIKRLVLN; encoded by the coding sequence GTGAAAAAAGAAAATTATCGTTTCTTAATTTCTAGCTTGTACTTCAACTATGTTTTTCAGGGGATGGCTGCCATTCTATTGTCGCAAAACATGACAAGCTTAAAAATACACTGGCAAGCTACTACTGCTCAAGTGACACTGGTTATGAGCGCTATTGGATTAGGGAGAATTTTAAGTCTTTACTTTTCTGGTTACTTTTCGGATAGATTTGGTCGCAAAAAGACAGTGTTGATTGCTATAGGTTCATATATAATCTTTTTCTGTGGTATGTTGTTGAGTTCAAATTATCAATTGGCATTCTTCCTAGCCATGTTTGGCGGTATTAGCAATGCGTTTCTTGATACCAGTACCTATCCAACATTGGTTGAAGCTTATCCTGATGAGAGGGTAAACAGTTCTCTAAGCGTATTGAATAAAGCGTTTATTTCTCTTGGACAATTTCTGCTGCCTTTTATCACACGTTATTTATTACAACACAATCTGTTTTTTGGTTGGCCTTTTATTCTCTGCGCTTTATGTCTTTTGGCTAATATGGCTTATTTATTATTTGCTCGGTTTCCAACGTCTACAACGATCATAAAAAAAGACACGGATACTTCAACAAAAAATACGCTAGTAAATCGAGGAAACTTTAAAATCGATGGGATTGCTTTACTGATTTTCTCATTTGTATCGGTCTCCTTATTTAATGTGTTTATTTTATGGATTCCTCAATACGCTGAAAGTATGCGCATCGTCTCTCATGAGAATAGCTTGATCTTCGTAAGCCTTTATAGCACCGGATCTTTTATTTCTGTTTTCTTTACTTCAGGGATTGTTAAAAAAGGGATTAGCATTCCGAAATTTATCAGTTTTTGCCTTTCAATTTCTGGGCTAGCACTGCTTTCCATGCTCATTTATCCAAGCTTTTTGACAATCGTTTTAGCCGCAATCTGCATAGGTATCTTCGCAGCAGGTGGTATTTGGCAATTAGGGCTAGCGCTAATGTTGGAATTATTTCCTAAAAAGAAGGGAAAATGCACGAGCTATTATTCATTAGCAACCTCCGTTTCTATTATGGTCACGCCTTATATAACCGGCGTTCTCAGCGAGCAGAAGATCACCTACGTTTTTTGGTTCGTTTTTCTTCTAAATATTATCGGGTTAGCAGCTTCGCTCGTCATCGTTCATCGATATACGAAATTGATAAAACGACTAGTATTAAACTAG